From the genome of Hymenobacter cellulosilyticus, one region includes:
- the aspA gene encoding aspartate ammonia-lyase, producing MKNSRLEHDFLGERSIPNEAYYGIQTLRALENFNITGIPLRTEPLFVQSLAYVKKAAALANRDLRVLDPNIADCIAAACDKVASGEYDGQFLTDMIQGGAGTSVNMNANEVIANVALELMGHEKGQYEFCHPNNHVNCSQSTNDAYPTAFRIALSNKLVGYAQTLGDLADAFAQKGDEFRNVLKMGRTQLQDAVPMSMGDEFRAFATNLREELLRIEDSRRLISEINMGATAIGTRVNAPDGYAELVTEHLRTITGLELVLAGDLIEATYDTGAYVQLSGVLKRTAVKLSKICNDLRLLSSGPRTGFNEINLPPLQPGSSIMPGKVNPVVPEVVNQTAFYVIGADLTVTMAAEAGQLQLNVMEPVISFALFTSISYMTNACRTLREKCVLGITANVAHAEQLVRNSIGIVTQLNPVLGYETSAEIAKEALRTGKTVYDVAVTERHLLSQDKWDEIFTFENLIRPHFIQ from the coding sequence ATGAAAAATTCCCGGCTTGAACACGACTTCCTTGGCGAGCGAAGCATTCCCAACGAGGCGTACTACGGCATCCAGACCCTGCGGGCCCTGGAAAACTTCAACATCACCGGTATTCCACTACGTACCGAGCCGCTGTTTGTACAGTCGTTGGCCTACGTAAAGAAAGCCGCGGCCTTGGCCAACCGGGACCTGCGTGTGCTCGACCCAAATATTGCCGACTGCATTGCCGCCGCCTGCGACAAGGTAGCCTCTGGGGAATATGATGGACAGTTTCTGACGGACATGATTCAGGGCGGAGCTGGTACGTCGGTCAACATGAACGCCAACGAGGTTATTGCCAACGTGGCCCTGGAGCTGATGGGCCATGAGAAAGGCCAGTACGAGTTCTGCCACCCCAACAACCACGTCAACTGCTCCCAGAGCACCAACGACGCTTATCCTACCGCCTTCCGCATTGCGCTGAGCAACAAGCTCGTCGGCTACGCGCAAACCCTGGGCGACCTGGCCGATGCCTTTGCCCAGAAAGGCGACGAGTTTCGCAACGTACTCAAGATGGGCCGCACCCAGCTGCAGGATGCCGTACCCATGAGCATGGGCGACGAATTCCGGGCCTTTGCTACCAACCTGCGCGAGGAGCTGCTCCGCATCGAGGACAGCCGCCGCCTCATCAGTGAAATCAACATGGGGGCCACGGCCATCGGTACCCGGGTAAATGCTCCGGATGGCTACGCCGAGTTGGTGACCGAGCACCTGCGCACCATCACGGGCCTGGAGCTGGTGCTGGCCGGCGACTTGATTGAGGCTACCTACGATACCGGCGCCTACGTGCAGCTCTCGGGCGTACTCAAGCGCACGGCCGTGAAGCTCTCCAAGATCTGCAACGATTTGCGCCTGCTTTCCTCGGGGCCGCGCACGGGCTTCAACGAAATCAACCTGCCGCCCTTGCAGCCGGGCTCCAGCATCATGCCCGGCAAGGTGAATCCGGTGGTACCCGAAGTGGTAAACCAGACGGCTTTCTACGTCATCGGGGCCGACCTGACAGTGACCATGGCGGCTGAGGCCGGGCAGTTGCAGCTCAACGTGATGGAGCCGGTAATTTCCTTTGCCCTGTTCACGTCCATTTCCTACATGACCAATGCCTGCCGGACCCTGCGCGAGAAATGCGTGCTGGGTATTACGGCCAACGTGGCCCACGCCGAGCAGCTCGTGCGCAACAGCATCGGCATCGTGACCCAGCTCAACCCCGTGCTGGGCTACGAAACCTCGGCCGAAATTGCCAAGGAAGCCCTGCGCACCGGCAAGACGGTGTACGACGTGGCCGTAACCGAGCGGCACTTGTTGAGCCAGGATAAGTGGGACGAAATCTTCACTTTCGAAAACCTGATTCGCCCGCACTTCATCCAGTAG
- a CDS encoding helix-turn-helix domain-containing protein, with product MKLEFEQIQPTAGSSFRLLHYTEAEEGGILWHYHPEYELLYIPQGSGRRHIGQHVSRYEGGELLFMGPNLPHLSFSHEQHGPFEQVVVQLRADFLGDTFLQRPELAAVQQLFVRSAQGLSFGPETRAAVGDALRRMMEQPAPIRLLTLLQVLYTLADAADVTELHAHMGTSGGVQVKEQKRLGRIYQYIQEHFAEPITVQELADVANLSVPAFCRYFKKMTSQTLTNFLQEYRISHARLLLLQDLPITEVSYASGFNNLSHFNRTFRRLTGLTPSAYREQKGVVPVS from the coding sequence ATGAAGCTCGAGTTTGAACAGATACAGCCCACGGCCGGCAGCTCCTTTCGGCTGCTGCACTACACGGAGGCCGAGGAAGGAGGAATTCTGTGGCACTACCACCCCGAATACGAGCTGCTCTACATCCCGCAGGGCAGCGGGCGGCGCCACATCGGGCAGCACGTGTCGCGCTACGAAGGCGGGGAGCTGTTGTTTATGGGCCCCAACCTGCCTCACCTGAGCTTCAGTCACGAGCAGCACGGGCCCTTCGAGCAAGTAGTAGTACAGCTGCGGGCCGACTTCCTGGGCGACACCTTCCTGCAGCGGCCCGAGCTGGCAGCAGTGCAGCAGCTCTTTGTGCGCTCGGCCCAGGGGTTGTCTTTCGGGCCCGAAACCCGGGCGGCCGTGGGCGACGCCCTGCGCCGGATGATGGAGCAGCCGGCCCCGATTCGGCTGCTCACCCTGCTGCAGGTACTCTACACCCTGGCCGATGCCGCCGACGTGACCGAGCTGCACGCCCACATGGGCACTTCCGGGGGCGTGCAGGTGAAGGAGCAGAAGCGTCTGGGCCGCATCTACCAGTACATTCAGGAGCACTTTGCCGAGCCCATCACGGTGCAGGAGCTGGCCGACGTGGCCAACCTGTCGGTGCCCGCGTTTTGCCGCTACTTCAAGAAGATGACCAGCCAGACGCTCACCAACTTTCTGCAGGAGTACCGCATCAGCCACGCCCGGCTACTGTTGCTCCAGGACTTACCCATTACGGAGGTCAGCTACGCCAGCGGGTTTAACAACCTGTCGCACTTCAACCGCACGTTTCGCCGCCTCACCGGCCTCACGCCCTCCGCTTATCGGGAGCAGAAAGGCGTGGTGCCGGTGAGCTAG